Proteins from a genomic interval of Zingiber officinale cultivar Zhangliang chromosome 1B, Zo_v1.1, whole genome shotgun sequence:
- the LOC121976393 gene encoding hydroxyacylglutathione hydrolase 2, mitochondrial-like — MFAKASSLMTAFVCSSPRVRGQLRMWPNMRKHWFGKDLLYGIGTFVVRPIKILRGVNQLLGVPPFCTISCLQSSLQIELVPCLQDNYAYLLHDVDTGTVGVVDPSEAVPVINALKRRNQNLTYILNTHHHFDHTGGNLELKSRYGAKVIGSAKDRNRIPGIDISLHDGETWMFGGHEVLVLDTPGHTTGHVSYYFPGCGAIFTGDTLFSLSCGKLFEGDPDQMLSSLHKITSLPDETIVYCGHEYTQSNSKFALSIEPNNEALQEYAAHVAQLRSKRLPTIPTTIRREKECNPFLRTSSLEIRKNLNIPSTSTDAQALGIIRRAKDDF; from the exons ATGTTCGCGAAGGCTTCCTCCCTCATGACTGCCTTCGTGTGCTCTTCTCCCAGG GTAAGAGGACAACTGCGCATGTGGCCAAATATGAGAAAACATTGGTTTGGGAAGGATCTATTGTATGGTATTGGAACCTTTGTTGTCAGACCGATCAAAATCTTGCGCGGAGTTAATCAGCTATTGGGTGTCCCACCCTTCTGCACTATTAGCTGTCTGCAATCCTCATTGCAAATTGAATTG gtaccCTGCCTTCAAGATAATTATGCATATCTTTTGCATGATGTAGATACAGGTACAGTTGGTGTTGTTGATCCTTCAGAAGCTGTGCCTGTTATAAATGCTCTAAAACGTAGGAATCAGAACTTAACATACATACTGAATACTCATCATCACTTTGATCATACTGGTGGAAACTTGGAACTGAAATCAAGGTATGGTGCAAAG GTCATTGGTTCAGCTAAAGATAGAAACAGAATTCCTGGCATAGACATATCCCTACATGATGGGGAAACATGGATGTTTGGAGGACACGAGGTGCTTGTGTTGGACACTCCGGGGCATACAACAG GTCATGTAAGCTATTACTTTCCAGGATGTGGAGCCATATTTACAGGGGATACCTTGTTTAGCTTATCGTGTGGCAAACTTTTTGAAGGAGATCCAGATCAG ATGCTTTCTTCACTTCATAAAATCACTTCCTTACCAGACGAGACAATTGTATATTGCGGTCATGAGTACACTCAG AGCAATAGTAAGTTTGCCTTGTCCATAGAGCCCAACAATGAAGCACTCCAGGAATACGCAGCACATGTGGCTCAGCTGCGCAGTAAAAGGCTTCCAACG ATTCCTACAACAATAAGGAGAGAAAAGGAATGTAATCCATTTCTCCGCACGTCCAGTCTGGAGATTCGAAAGAATTTGAATATCCCATCAACTTCAACTGATGCACAAGCTTTGGGTATTATTCGTCGAGCAAAGGATGACTTTTAA